In Musa acuminata AAA Group cultivar baxijiao chromosome BXJ2-8, Cavendish_Baxijiao_AAA, whole genome shotgun sequence, one genomic interval encodes:
- the LOC103995188 gene encoding auxin-responsive protein SAUR76-like, translating into MAKSGNGKLGKLRCMIKRWHSSSRITSSATGGRGCGGQSSRPQEDEAWRSASFNGDAVPPGLHAVYVGKSRRRYLVRSDLVDHPLFRVLVARTGGSVGGTTGAGTVVGCEVVLFDHLLWMLENADPPPDSLDELVDFYSC; encoded by the coding sequence ATGGCTAAGAGCGGCAATGGGAAGCTAGGCAAGCTGAGATGCATGATAAAGCGTTGGCATTCATCGAGCAGGATCACGAGCTCCGCGACCGGGGGGAGAGGCTGCGGCGGCCAGTCGTCGAGGCCGCAGGAGGACGAGGCGTGGCGGTCTGCGTCGTTCAACGGAGACGCAGTCCCGCCCGGGCTCCACGCTGTGTACGTCGGCAAGTCCCGGCGGCGGTACCTCGTCAGGTCCGACCTCGTCGACCACCCGCTCTTCCGCGTTCTGGTCGCGAGGACCGGAGGGTCAGTTGGCGGCACCACCGGCGCCGGGACGGTGGTGGGCTGTGAGGTGGTGCTCTTCGACCACCTTCTGTGGATGCTGGAGAACGCCGACCCCCCGCCGGACTCACTGGACGAGCTGGTGGACTTCTACTCCTGCTGa